The proteins below come from a single Caulobacter flavus genomic window:
- a CDS encoding porin, with translation MTINRLASRMALIACASTLAIAGGAQAQTPAPGDQQARIEALEAQLKLLQQQINELKAVTVASAPVRTTPAQASPPAQLAAAAPAPKAPPAASPLPAATVSIAAGRPTIASADGAFTATLHGVMQLDTAHYFQDKGLPAVIGNGRDLNSGSNFRRARLGVDGRFFKSFDYSILLDFGGNGTDGPGMLQELFVQYNYAPFKVRAGAFAPNVGLNDAGSTNGSLFPERPAIAEMVRGLAAADRRYALQVQTAGENWLLSAAATGGKSGDAQTFDEQQAYVGRAAFAPVKSKDWLLHLGVNGGYIATPAQTAVGGGYPLTLTERPELRVDGTQLVSTGALDARNLRHLGAELAVQHKSLLIQSEVFDVAVERRNAAAGVSDPKFGGWYVEGGLVLTGESRRYNAATFAFDAPAIAHPFDPKAGQWGAWELAARYSVLDLNHHETALLAADRVRGGEQTIWSAGVNWFPNSVTKFSLDYLDVDIDRLDPAGGVLPLSQGYQAVNLRSQFAF, from the coding sequence GTGACCATCAACCGCCTTGCCTCGCGCATGGCCCTGATCGCCTGCGCCTCGACGCTGGCGATCGCGGGCGGCGCGCAGGCCCAGACGCCGGCGCCCGGCGACCAGCAGGCCCGCATCGAGGCCCTGGAAGCGCAGCTGAAGCTGCTGCAGCAGCAGATCAACGAACTGAAGGCCGTCACGGTCGCCAGCGCGCCGGTCAGGACGACGCCGGCGCAGGCCTCGCCGCCGGCGCAGCTGGCCGCGGCCGCCCCCGCGCCCAAGGCGCCCCCCGCCGCCTCGCCCCTGCCGGCCGCCACGGTGAGCATCGCCGCCGGCCGCCCGACCATCGCCTCCGCCGACGGCGCCTTCACCGCCACCCTGCACGGGGTGATGCAGCTCGACACCGCCCACTACTTCCAGGACAAGGGCCTGCCGGCGGTGATCGGCAACGGTCGCGACCTCAACAGCGGCAGCAACTTCCGCCGCGCCCGCCTGGGCGTCGACGGCAGGTTCTTCAAGAGCTTCGACTACTCGATCCTGCTCGACTTCGGCGGCAACGGGACCGACGGCCCCGGCATGCTGCAGGAGCTGTTCGTCCAGTACAACTACGCGCCCTTCAAGGTGCGGGCCGGGGCCTTCGCGCCGAACGTCGGCCTCAACGACGCCGGCTCGACCAACGGCTCGCTGTTCCCCGAGCGCCCGGCGATCGCCGAGATGGTGCGGGGCCTGGCCGCCGCCGACCGCCGCTACGCCCTGCAGGTGCAGACCGCCGGCGAGAACTGGCTGCTGTCGGCCGCCGCCACCGGCGGCAAGAGCGGCGACGCCCAGACCTTCGACGAGCAGCAGGCCTATGTCGGCCGCGCCGCCTTCGCGCCGGTCAAGAGCAAGGACTGGCTGCTGCACCTGGGCGTCAACGGCGGCTACATCGCCACCCCGGCCCAGACGGCGGTGGGCGGCGGCTACCCGCTGACCCTGACCGAGCGCCCGGAACTGCGCGTCGACGGGACCCAGCTGGTGTCGACCGGGGCGCTGGACGCCAGGAACCTGCGCCACCTGGGCGCGGAACTGGCCGTGCAGCACAAGAGCCTGCTGATCCAGAGCGAGGTGTTCGACGTCGCGGTCGAGCGCCGCAACGCCGCCGCCGGCGTCAGCGACCCGAAGTTCGGCGGCTGGTACGTCGAGGGCGGCCTGGTGCTGACCGGCGAGAGCCGCCGCTACAACGCCGCCACCTTCGCCTTCGACGCCCCGGCCATCGCCCACCCCTTCGATCCGAAGGCGGGCCAGTGGGGCGCCTGGGAGCTGGCGGCGCGCTATTCGGTACTCGACCTGAACCACCACGAGACCGCCCTTCTGGCGGCTGACCGGGTGCGCGGCGGCGAGCAGACGATCTGGAGCGCGGGGGTCAACTGGTTCCCCAACTCGGTGACCAAGTTCTCGCTCGACTACCTGGACGTCGACATCGACCGGCTCGACCCGGCCGGCGGCGTCCTGCCGCTCAGCCAGGGCTACCAGGCGGTCAACCTGCGCAGCCAGTTCGCTTTCTGA
- a CDS encoding autotransporter outer membrane beta-barrel domain-containing protein, translated as MQRKVLVATVAAAPLMAIALAAQAETVVNTARTTPIATGSAGTSGAADDVKIDTAGSIKLTASGALVTLNSNNKVNNAGTLSTQGVNDSTAILINGGTTGTVTQTGTITLDEDYTPTDTDSDGDIDGAFALGQNRYGIRLTGPGAFTGDILATGGTITIEGNNSAGISLESALNGNLTSGGAIAVTGNNSYGVRVAAPVTGKVTVNGSVSVLGQNSTGVAIDSNVNGAFVIQGAVTATGYRYTARPVDKAVRDKLDADDLLQGGPAVRVAGSVTGGVLLDIRPADNDTTKTDEDGDGVEDAQEGNAALAVYGSAPALLIGSDTGAITLGVIGTGDNAYGLRARGAIVANGVYDGITSTGIQLGGNAGQSTTITNGARLETTLTSQAYEANANGVRVTAGANVPVIDNRGSITTYSVSEGLFDARGIVIEAGANVPSLRNGGVINSTVVGEKGSSYGVIDYSGGLTSIENTGAIIAAISPTDDASDTDDADTDASNETITGKAVAIDVSRNTTGVTLTQNGVVSTDKTLPDADGDGVPDNAEPSIIGQIRFGSGADTFNVLNGAVVGDISFGAGADTFRIDGGAAVIGAISDSDGLLDINIGKGSLGLTNAQAINISNLNLGAESKLVFTADPTAGANTSLVVSGAANIASGAQLGLRLNSLLTDETSYKVISAGSLTSGTFGQGLLDNAPYMYVASARAAGNDVYLDVRRRTAAEIGLARSGASAYDALFGSLSGDKDVASLFLGINDKSTFLHNYNQLLPDQGEGMFATLQNINQQISAATAIRPDPGDRYGPDSIWVQEINGLVRREDGETLGTDTQAFGFVAGYEAMGDAGGALGVTLAYTALEEHDTVAQVGEQTTASIVQAGVYWRRSVGPWRFNLGGGAGYGWFESNRVLFLDLNGDGATDEDRVTKADWGAVTANAFAGAAYEAKLGRFFTRPEARMDYTYLNESSHDEVGGGDVMDGAIGSRKWSNLSGDLGLVMGADFGREVWLRPEVRVGYRKTIAGSLADTVVTKKNGKYVLEAFDNRDGALTLGFALRAGTAMSYVALEGGAESTKRQKRYNVKLTGRTMF; from the coding sequence ATGCAGCGCAAGGTCCTGGTCGCGACGGTCGCGGCCGCTCCTCTGATGGCTATCGCCTTGGCCGCGCAGGCCGAGACGGTGGTGAACACCGCGCGGACCACGCCCATCGCCACCGGCTCGGCCGGGACGAGCGGCGCGGCCGACGATGTCAAGATCGACACGGCCGGCTCGATCAAGCTGACCGCCAGCGGCGCGCTGGTGACGCTGAACAGCAACAATAAGGTCAACAACGCCGGCACGCTCAGCACGCAGGGCGTCAACGACTCGACCGCCATCCTGATCAACGGCGGCACGACCGGCACGGTCACACAGACCGGCACGATCACGCTGGACGAGGACTACACCCCGACCGACACCGACTCGGACGGCGACATCGACGGCGCCTTCGCGCTGGGCCAGAACCGCTACGGCATCCGCCTGACCGGCCCCGGCGCCTTCACCGGCGACATCCTGGCCACCGGCGGCACGATCACCATCGAGGGCAACAATTCGGCCGGCATCTCGCTGGAGAGCGCCCTCAACGGCAACCTGACCAGCGGCGGCGCGATCGCCGTCACCGGCAACAACAGCTACGGCGTCCGCGTCGCCGCCCCGGTGACCGGCAAGGTCACCGTCAACGGCAGCGTGTCGGTGCTGGGCCAGAACTCCACCGGCGTGGCGATCGACAGCAACGTCAACGGCGCCTTCGTGATCCAGGGCGCGGTCACCGCCACCGGCTACCGCTACACCGCGCGCCCCGTCGACAAGGCCGTGCGCGACAAGCTCGACGCCGACGACCTGCTGCAGGGCGGCCCGGCCGTCCGCGTGGCCGGCAGCGTGACTGGCGGCGTGCTGCTCGACATCCGCCCGGCCGACAACGACACGACCAAGACCGACGAGGACGGCGACGGCGTCGAGGACGCGCAGGAAGGCAACGCCGCCCTGGCCGTCTACGGCTCGGCCCCGGCCCTGCTGATCGGTTCGGACACCGGCGCGATCACCCTGGGCGTCATCGGCACGGGCGACAACGCCTACGGCCTGCGCGCCCGCGGCGCCATCGTGGCCAACGGCGTCTATGACGGCATCACCTCGACCGGCATCCAGCTGGGCGGGAACGCCGGCCAGTCGACCACCATCACCAACGGCGCGCGCCTCGAGACCACCCTCACCTCGCAGGCCTACGAGGCCAACGCCAACGGCGTGCGGGTCACCGCCGGCGCCAACGTGCCCGTGATCGACAACCGCGGCTCGATCACCACCTACAGCGTCTCGGAAGGCCTGTTCGACGCGCGCGGCATCGTCATCGAGGCCGGCGCCAACGTCCCCAGCCTGCGCAACGGCGGCGTGATCAACTCGACCGTCGTGGGCGAGAAGGGCTCGTCCTACGGCGTCATCGACTATTCGGGCGGCCTGACCTCGATCGAGAACACCGGCGCCATCATCGCGGCGATCTCGCCGACCGACGACGCCAGCGACACCGACGACGCCGACACCGACGCCTCGAACGAGACGATCACCGGCAAGGCCGTGGCCATCGATGTCAGCCGCAACACCACTGGCGTCACCCTGACCCAGAACGGCGTCGTCAGCACCGACAAGACCCTGCCCGACGCCGACGGCGACGGCGTGCCCGACAACGCCGAGCCGTCGATCATCGGCCAGATCCGCTTCGGCTCGGGCGCCGACACCTTCAACGTGCTGAACGGCGCCGTGGTCGGCGACATCTCGTTCGGCGCCGGCGCCGACACCTTCCGCATCGACGGCGGCGCGGCCGTGATCGGCGCGATCAGCGACAGCGACGGCCTGCTGGACATCAATATCGGCAAGGGCTCGCTGGGCCTGACCAACGCCCAGGCCATCAACATCTCGAACCTGAACCTGGGCGCCGAGAGCAAGCTGGTGTTCACCGCCGACCCGACGGCCGGCGCCAACACCAGCCTGGTGGTCTCGGGCGCCGCCAACATCGCCAGCGGCGCGCAGCTGGGCCTGCGTCTGAACAGCCTGCTGACCGACGAGACCTCGTACAAGGTGATCAGCGCCGGCTCGCTGACCTCCGGAACCTTCGGCCAGGGCCTGCTGGACAACGCGCCGTACATGTACGTCGCCAGCGCCCGCGCCGCCGGCAACGACGTCTATCTGGACGTGCGCCGCCGCACGGCCGCCGAGATCGGCCTGGCCCGCTCGGGCGCCTCGGCCTACGACGCCCTGTTCGGCTCGCTGTCCGGCGACAAGGACGTGGCCAGCCTGTTCCTGGGCATCAACGACAAGAGCACGTTCCTCCACAACTACAACCAGCTGCTCCCCGATCAGGGCGAGGGGATGTTCGCGACCCTGCAGAACATCAACCAGCAGATCTCGGCCGCCACCGCGATCCGGCCCGATCCGGGCGACCGCTACGGCCCCGACAGCATCTGGGTGCAGGAGATCAACGGCCTGGTCCGCCGCGAGGACGGCGAGACCCTGGGCACCGACACCCAGGCCTTCGGCTTCGTCGCCGGCTACGAGGCCATGGGCGACGCGGGCGGCGCCCTCGGCGTGACCCTGGCCTACACCGCGCTGGAAGAACACGACACGGTCGCCCAGGTGGGCGAGCAGACCACCGCCTCGATCGTGCAGGCCGGCGTCTACTGGCGCCGTTCTGTCGGCCCGTGGCGCTTCAACCTCGGCGGCGGCGCCGGCTACGGCTGGTTCGAGAGCAACCGCGTGCTGTTCCTCGACCTCAACGGCGACGGCGCCACCGACGAGGACCGCGTGACCAAGGCCGACTGGGGCGCGGTCACCGCCAACGCCTTCGCCGGCGCGGCCTACGAGGCCAAGCTGGGCCGCTTCTTCACGCGCCCCGAAGCCCGCATGGACTACACCTACCTGAACGAGTCGAGCCACGACGAAGTCGGCGGCGGCGACGTGATGGACGGCGCCATCGGTTCGCGTAAGTGGAGCAACCTCTCGGGCGACCTGGGCCTGGTGATGGGCGCCGACTTCGGCCGCGAGGTGTGGCTGCGCCCCGAAGTGCGCGTCGGCTACCGCAAGACCATCGCCGGCAGCCTGGCCGACACCGTCGTGACCAAGAAGAACGGCAAGTACGTGCTGGAAGCCTTCGACAACCGCGACGGCGCCCTGACCCTGGGCTTCGCCCTGCGGGCCGGCACGGCGATGTCGTACGTCGCCCTGGAAGGCGGCGCCGAAAGCACCAAGCGCCAGAAGCGCTACAACGTGAAGCTCACCGGCCGGACGATGTTCTAG
- a CDS encoding sulfate ABC transporter substrate-binding protein, with protein MTLLRLPSRRDLAIGAAAVAAAPSGVLAQPKAPKVVTLLNVSYDPTRELYQDINPAFAAYWKRRVGQTLEIRQSHGGSGKQARSVIDGLQADVVTLALADDIDQIAARGLTAANWQSRLPQNSAPYTSTIVFLVRKGNPRRIRDWGDIVKPGVQIITPNPKTGGAPRWAYLAAWAWALKQPGGNDASAQAFVRQLYRQVPVLDSGARGSMTTFAQRGVGDVLLTWENEAHLARQEFAADGLEIVYPSRSILAEPSVAVIDSVVKRRGTKLIAEGYLNFLYSPLAQDLIGKHHYRPRNPQAAAKYAGKFPNIPLVTIDGQFGGWKKAQGRHFADGGVFDQIYRP; from the coding sequence ATGACCCTGCTCCGCCTTCCTTCCCGCCGGGACCTCGCGATCGGCGCGGCCGCCGTGGCTGCCGCGCCCTCGGGCGTTCTGGCCCAGCCGAAAGCGCCCAAGGTCGTCACCCTGCTGAACGTCAGCTACGACCCGACCCGCGAGCTCTACCAGGACATCAACCCGGCCTTCGCCGCCTACTGGAAGCGCCGGGTCGGCCAGACGCTGGAGATCCGCCAGAGCCACGGCGGTTCGGGCAAGCAGGCCCGCTCGGTGATCGACGGCCTGCAGGCCGACGTGGTCACCCTGGCGCTCGCCGACGACATCGACCAGATCGCCGCCCGCGGCCTGACCGCCGCCAACTGGCAGTCGCGCCTGCCGCAGAACTCGGCTCCCTACACCTCGACGATCGTGTTCCTGGTCAGGAAGGGCAATCCCAGGCGGATCAGGGACTGGGGCGACATCGTCAAACCCGGGGTCCAGATCATCACCCCCAATCCCAAGACTGGCGGCGCGCCGCGCTGGGCCTATCTGGCCGCCTGGGCCTGGGCGCTGAAGCAGCCGGGCGGCAACGACGCCTCCGCCCAGGCGTTCGTGCGCCAGCTCTATCGCCAGGTCCCGGTGCTCGACAGCGGGGCGCGCGGCTCGATGACCACCTTCGCCCAGCGGGGCGTCGGCGACGTGCTGCTGACCTGGGAGAACGAGGCCCACCTGGCCCGCCAGGAGTTCGCCGCCGACGGACTGGAGATCGTCTATCCGTCGCGCTCGATCCTGGCAGAGCCGTCGGTCGCGGTGATCGACAGCGTGGTCAAGCGGCGCGGCACGAAGCTGATCGCCGAGGGCTACCTGAACTTCCTCTACAGCCCGCTGGCCCAGGACCTGATCGGCAAGCACCACTACCGGCCGCGCAATCCGCAGGCGGCGGCCAAGTACGCCGGCAAGTTCCCGAACATCCC